CCGACGGCTCCTCGGTCGGGTTTTCTCCGCTGACGATCCGAAGGGACTCTTCACCGGGCACTGGCGCTTCGGGCCGGAGTGGACCCTCACCCAGGAACTGGTCCTGCCAGAAAGCCGCTTCCAGAAGCAGCCGTGGTAGAGCGGCGTTGATCGTTCGGTCGACCTCAGACCCGGGCTCTTCAGCTTCGAGCTGCGGATCCTCCAGGGCGAGCAGCGAGTAGAGCGCCCGCCTGCCTCGGAGCTCACCCGCGACAGCGTCGAAGATCTCTCCTTCGACGAGGTCGATCCGCCCCATCCCGCTCTGTGCCTCCACCTTCAGCGAGCAGCTCCTGGTCTCGCTGTTGAGCAGTTGGAGGAAGCCCGCCAGGGAGAGACCCTCGATCGGCCCCCGGGTGGCGGCCGGGGTCAGCTGCCGGATGACGTCGACGAGCGACTCGGCGGCATGAGGCTTGGGCAGGTAGCGAAAGGCTCCCTGGGCCGTGAGGGCCTGACCGACCCTGCCCGAGTCCTCGGTGCCGAGGACGATGATCTCCACCGATGGATGGTGCTCCAGGATGTAGACCGAGAGCTCGAAGCCATCCATCACCGGCATGTCCAGCTCGGTGGCCACGACATCGACCGGCCTGGTGCTCAGAATCTCCATCGCTTCGACGCCATTGCCGGCTTCCAGCACGCGGCACTCGTTCTCCAGGCGAGCGAGCCCCGAGATCAGGTTCTGGCGCGACGTAGTGTCGCTGTCGACCACGAGAACGGTCTTCACGGCCGATTCCTCTGCTGGATGGTGACTGGCGCCTGGCTGTGCATGGCTCTTCTGCCCGCGCCGGGGGCTGTTGCACCGGATTATTGCAGATCTGCCCGACTCGGCCTTGTCAAGAATGGAGTCAGCGGCACGGGAGTCGGTTTCACTCTAGTTCGTTTCACTGCCCGGTGCTCTGGACTACTACTCCGTCAGCGTGCTCGATTGGACCCTCGGCCAGAGGGCAAAGGCCACGCCTGCGAGCACGACACCGCCGCCCAACCATTCGAGTTCGGTCAGTTGCCAAACGAAGACAGCCGGGAAGAGAAGGGTGAGAAGAGCCTTGGAGGCGGTCGCCAGAGGCGGATTGAGAAAGACGGTAAAACCTACGGTCGATGCCGGCAGATGGCGGAGCAGCCAGCACCACACGGCATAGCCGACGAGCGTGCAAAGGACCGAGAGATAGAGAACGGCAGTCCAGCCGGGGGCTTCGAGAGCAGCCATCTCCGGAGCCCCTGCCCAGGGTAGGACCAACATCAAAGGCATGCCACCCAAACCGATCGCCAGGTAGGTCCACGTCAGCGGCGAGGCGAAGGCCATCGCGGGTTTGCTCAGAATCGAGTAGGCCGCATACTGGAGCGGCGCCAAGGCAGTCACGCCGAGGGCCACGCCGTAGTCCGCGGTCGATCCCAGGGCGCCTCTGGACATCGCGATGGCGAAGAGACCCGCTACGGCAATCAGGAAGCCCACCGCCTTCCGCGAGCTGAGGCGCTCATTCAGGAACACCGCAGCCAGCACGACGACGAAGAGGGGCAAGAGCGCGGTCGTGAGCGCGGCGACCGATGGCGGTACACCGTGCTGCTGGCCGAAATAGAGTGCGAGGTTATATCCGGGAACCGCCAACAGCCCGCCCACGCCGAGTCGAAGCGGAAACCTCCGCAGGAGCCCCAGAGCTTCTTGCCGGCGGAAGAGGAAGCAGTACAAAAGGCAAAGAGGCGCAATCGGCGCACACCGAGCCGTCGTCAGGCTCAGCCAGTTGAACTGGGCCGCCCCGCGCTCGGTCCCGAGCAGATGCGATGCGGCGACAAAGCTGTTGCTCCAGATCAGAAAGAGGCCGAGAACGACAACC
This is a stretch of genomic DNA from bacterium. It encodes these proteins:
- a CDS encoding EamA family transporter translates to MPRREPAGTTVSARPLLEAPSRNVYLVVVLGLFLIWSNSFVAASHLLGTERGAAQFNWLSLTTARCAPIAPLCLLYCFLFRRQEALGLLRRFPLRLGVGGLLAVPGYNLALYFGQQHGVPPSVAALTTALLPLFVVVLAAVFLNERLSSRKAVGFLIAVAGLFAIAMSRGALGSTADYGVALGVTALAPLQYAAYSILSKPAMAFASPLTWTYLAIGLGGMPLMLVLPWAGAPEMAALEAPGWTAVLYLSVLCTLVGYAVWCWLLRHLPASTVGFTVFLNPPLATASKALLTLLFPAVFVWQLTELEWLGGGVVLAGVAFALWPRVQSSTLTE
- a CDS encoding response regulator; its protein translation is MKTVLVVDSDTTSRQNLISGLARLENECRVLEAGNGVEAMEILSTRPVDVVATELDMPVMDGFELSVYILEHHPSVEIIVLGTEDSGRVGQALTAQGAFRYLPKPHAAESLVDVIRQLTPAATRGPIEGLSLAGFLQLLNSETRSCSLKVEAQSGMGRIDLVEGEIFDAVAGELRGRRALYSLLALEDPQLEAEEPGSEVDRTINAALPRLLLEAAFWQDQFLGEGPLRPEAPVPGEESLRIVSGENPTEEPSASVEIRRGLLALLGLDGAIGAAVVDMDRSTCFLHASLDPRFAETAVRAGQIAKHRLKAMADGSRYHVLQMKLPSPDRFGLLRLVRSKPNLVLYFAGELDRTDPDKAGALLADVEHLFAAHSGALPAS